One Fulvia fulva chromosome 12, complete sequence genomic region harbors:
- a CDS encoding Fructose-bisphosphate aldolase 6, cytosolic, with product MASLTINDAPSPVPYTKELHATAKALGAAGKGLLAADESTSSIEKRLEGVGKETTEDNRREWRDMLFTAAGPIEDTISGVITFEETLMKHDAQLESKYQGKALVDVIKARGIIPGIKVDKGTVALPRTSPEETTTQGLDGLEARCREFYERGARFSKWRCTYTVSAATPSALAIMDNAEVLARYAAISQQAGLVPIVEPEVLMTHDQPIERALEAHVAAYSALFERLALHKVDLAGLVLKASFVTPGKEHSKAKPEEVAEATVACLSKTVPPQVPTIVFLSGGFSDADSIEYLNAINKRKQENAQAAPWALTFSFGRALQGVAMQAWADGKSEESQKAWVDRAKWSGEAAVGKYAGGCPS from the coding sequence ATGGCCTCCCTAACCATCAACGACGCCCCCTCCCCAGTCCCCTACACCAAAGAGCTCCACGCCACAGCCAAAGCTCTCGGCGCAGCAGgcaaaggcctcctcgccGCCGACGAATCCACCAGCTCCATTGAGAAGCGTCTCGAAGGTGTAGGGAAAGAAACCACCGAAGACAACCGCCGCGAATGGCGCGACATGCTCTTCACCGCAGCCGGTCCCATCGAAGACACCATCTCCGGCGTCATAACGTTCGAGGAAACACTGATGAAACATGACGCCCAGCTGGAGAGCAAGTATCAAGGGAAGGCTCTCGTTGATGTGATCAAGGCTAGGGGAATTATTCCTGGGATTAAAGTTGATAAGGGGACGGTGGCGCTCCCACGGACGAGTCCGGAGGAGACGACGACGCAGGGTTTGGACGGGTTGGAGGCGAGGTGTAGGGAGTTTTATGAGAGGGGGGCGAGGTTTAGTAAGTGGAGGTGTACCTACACTGTCTCGGCTGCGACGCCTTCGGCATTGGCGATTATGGATAATGCGGAAGTGCTGGCGAGGTATGCTGCGATTTCGCAGCAGGCGGGACTTGTGCCTATTGTTGAGCCGGAGGTGCTCATGACGCACGATCAGCCGATTGAGCGGGCTTTGGAAGCGCATGTTGCCGCGTACTCGGCGCTCTTCGAGAGGCTGGCGCTGCACAAGGTGGACCTCGCGGGTCTTGTGTTAAAGGCGAGCTTCGTTACGCCAGGGAAGGAGCACTCGAAGGCGAAGCCGGAGGAGGTTGCGGAGGCGACGGTCGCTTGTCTGAGTAAGACTGTGCCACCGCAGGTCCCGACGATTGTGTTCTTGTCTGGTGGGTTTAGTGATGCGGACTCGATTGAGTATCTCAATGCTATCAACAAGAGAAAGCAGGAGAATGCTCAAGCGGCGCCATGGGCCTTGACGTTCTCCTTTGGAAGAGCGCTGCAAGGCGTTGCTATGCAGGCTTGGGCAGATGGGAAGAGTGAGGAGAGTCAGAAGGCTTGGGTTGATCGAGCGAAGTGGTCTGGTGAGGCTGCGGTTGGGAAGTATGCTGGTGGATGTCCATCTTGA
- a CDS encoding C2H2 finger domain transcription factor crzA: MPASPRAPDELWSGSCASRFHSEVSNTLTPISSPPMEQNRGRSPSARHANHIRQHTSASPHPPTLASSSYVTGDTLSSATPQTTFPGLNTPGAFGDPSFTQDYTQQAQLGFGPTYTDYEQQQAQPQQQQSQTNNVTNHTFLQAQGRSPADTTNSAPNAFPSFDFNQTGFDQNTSLDPSLLSADLDLLPTGSENVGILDPMATTLSSHSPTPPHLFNNDMGRRSSASPSPHASPRFPQAQPNNFGMNRPRQVSESLDPSSALYPQGQGNEWMGMGAYRSHKRTPSDNLSDISSNHASPYMGTLDDMNSHTSPLLNPTSDPSFNNGLGLDQFSLSEHQQFASHSPGHSPGHSPYLAPQQQQTLPPFTAENNFGLNPTSNGRFVQPQNGYDMFSGMGTEAFPSLNQGGSPGEFGQADHMSPPEINIDFAPPSRVPTTNMEDANSADALSPPARVPSRQRAKSDSNISRSTSPAASNRGRSPSAGGVSLSPYNNSKPASRSPSPASRGRNGSLNRNRSSSNASDQRDYILDLANPERTPSNGPGDKRGQKHPATFQCTLCPKRFTRAYNLRSHLRTHTDERPFVCTVCGKAFARQHDRKRHEGLHSGEKKFVCKGTLQSGSSWGCGRRFARADALGRHFRSEAGRVCIKPLLDEEAAERQRAYIEEQQQAQVAAGLVAPQPLINQPQMDMMSNFLPEALLAQYPALRGLDWNTIPQGPPPDEDASGRNSFDGSHGGSDYNEDFSENDMSGYSDSNMGGMNNMNNMNMGMNQMQTNGMQQNYFGGNQAGDYLSDFEGR; this comes from the exons ATGCCCGCGTCACCGCGTGCACCTGACGAGCTGTGGTCAGGTTCTTGTGCATCGCGTTTCCATTCTGAGGTCAGCAACACACTTACACCCATCTCATCACCACCCATGGAGCAGAACCGCGGTCGCTCGCCCTCGGCGCGCCACGCAAACCACATAAGGCAGCACACCTCTGCCTCGCCGCACCCGCCCACTCTGGCCTCCTCTTCATATGTCACCGGCGATACCCTCAGCAGTGCCACACCGCAGACCACCTTTCCCGGCCTGAACACCCCCGGCGCATTCGGCGACCCGTCCTTCACCCAGGACTACACCCAGCAAGCACAGCTAGGCTTCGGACCCACCTATACCGACTACGAGCAACAGCAGGCACAGCCACAGCAGCAACAGTCGCAAACCAACAACGTCACAAACCACACCTTCCTCCAGGCGCAAGGCCGGTCACCCGCTGACACGACCAACTCCGCACCCAACGCGTTTCCCTCCTTCGACTTCAACCAGACTGGCTTCGACCAGAACACTTCGCTAGACCCAAGCCTACTCTCCGCCGACCTCGACCTGCTGCCGACCGGCTCAGAGAACGTGGGCATACTAGACCCCATGGCGACCACGTTATCCTCGCACTCGCCGACCCCTCCGCACCTCTTCAACAACGACATGGGCAGACGCAGCTCAGCTAGTCCCAGCCCGCACGCCTCTCCGCGATTTCCACAAGCGCAACCAAACAACTTTGGCATGAACAGGCCGCGACAGGTGTCTGAGTCGCTGGATCCCTCGAGTGCGTTGTATCCACAAGGACAAGGAAACGAGTGGATGGGAATGGGCGCATACCGATCGCATAAGCGGACACCTTCAGACAACCTCTCAGACATATCGTCAAATCACGCTTCGCCGTACATGGGCACATTGGACGACATGAACTCGCACACCTCTCCACTTCTCAACCCGACTAGCGATCCCTCCTTCAACAATGGCCTTGGGCTCGACCAGTTTAGCCTGAGCGAGCACCAACAATTCGCATCACATAGCCCCGGTCATAGTCCCGGACACTCCCCATACCTCGCTCCACAGCAGCAACAGACACTCCCACCATTCACAGCAGAGAACAATTTTGGGCTGAATCCTACTTCCAATGGACGATTCGTGCAGCCACAAAACGGGTATGATATGTTCTCAGGCATGGGCACGGAAGCATTCCCTTCACTCAACCAAGGCGGAAGCCCAGGTGAATTCGGACAAGCAGATCACATGAGTCCGCCAGAAATCAACATCGACTTTGCGCCACCATCGAGAGTGCCGACGACCAATATGGAGGATGCTAACTCAGCAGATGCGCTTAGTCCGCCGGCAAGAG TGCCCAGTCGGCAACGAGCTAAATCCGACTCTAACATTTCAAGGTCAACATCACCCGCCGCAAGCAATCGAGGCAGATCTCCTTCTGCAGGAGGCGTAAGTCTGTCTCCGTACAACAACTCGAAGCCAGCTTCCCGATCGCCTTCTCCCGCTTCTCGAGGACGAAACGGCTCCCTGAACCGGAATCGCAGCTCGAGCAACGCCTCGGATCAGCGTGACTACATCCTGGATCTGGCCAATCCGGAGCGGACACCTTCCAACGGACCTGGCGACAAGCGTGGTCAGAAGCACCCGGCCACGTTCCAATGCACACTCTGCCCGAAGCGCTTCACGCGAGCATACAACCTCCGGTCGCATCTTCGAACGCACACGGATGAGCGGCCTTTTGTGTGCACAGTCTGTGGCAAAGCATTTGCACGTCAGCACGACCGGAAGCGACACGAAGGTCTGCACTCCGGAGAGAAGAAGTTCGTCTGCAAGGGTACTTTGCAGAGCGGATCATCCTGGGGCTGCGGAAGACGATTCGCCCGTGCTGATGCGCTGGGACGACACTTCCGTTCGGAAGCTGGTCGCGTGTGTATCAAGCCTCTACTGGACGAAGAGGCTGCCGAGCGACAACGTGCTTACATCGAGGAACAACAACAAGCACAAGTTGCCGCCGGCCTCGTGGCGCCGCAGCCGCTCATCAACCAGCCACAGATGGACATGATGAGCAACTTCCTACCCGAAGCCCTTCTCGCACAGTATCCAGCCTTGAGAGGGCTTGACTGGAACACAATACCGCAAGGACCTCCACCAGACGAAGACGCCAGCGGCAGGAATTCCTTTGATGGCTCGCACGGCGGGAGCGACTACAACGAAGACTTCTCCGAGAACGACATGAGCGGGTACTCCGATTCCAACATGGGCGGCATGAACAATATGAATAACATGAACATGGGCATGAACCAGATGCAAACGAACGGTATGCAACAGAACTACTTCGGCGGCAATCAGGCCGGAGACTACCTCAGCGATTTTGAGGGACGATGA
- a CDS encoding Decarboxylase orsB: MFFSPPTTISLPSTFLASISAVLGNVSSHFSLSATFSDGGNVTLTRLAQQSASGLEDPDGCSKANDAIKKAVDANPRRFAGFAVIPMALPDQAAAELERSVKQLGFKGAMIWNHLKDGTYYDAEKFWPVFAKAQELDAPIYLHPAAASQDIFSKLYVGNYDAGTASRLGTNSWGWHVDVGLHVLRLYSAGLFDRYPKLKLIIGHNGEGLSMFIDRIDSTGLRNDTTFNKVWNTNIWSTTSAFFTVRQFQHLRQVSPIDRIMYSVDYPYGNYTAGWQFVQALADGNVLTNRQMDMFAYGNAQKLLKL, translated from the exons ATGTTCTTCTCACCACCGACGACCATCTCTTTGCCATCAACATTCTTGGCTTCAATCAGTGCAGTGCTCGGAAATGTCAGCAGCCAT TTCTCGCTCTCCGCCACGTTCTCGGACGGCGGCAACGTAACTCTCACACGCCTCGCCCAGCAGTCAGCATCCGGCTTGGAAGACCCAGACGGCTGCAGTAAAGCCAACGATGCTATCAAGAAAGCTGTCGATGCCAACCCAAGGCGCTTTGCCGGTTTCGCAGTCATCCCTATGGCATTGCCAGATCAAGCAGCCGCTGAGCTCGAACGTAGTGTCAAGCAGCTAGGCTTCAAGGGTGCTATGATCTGGAATCACCTCAAGGACGGCACTTACTACGATGCGGAGAAGTTCTGGCCAGTCTTTGCGAAGGCACAGGAGCTGGACGCCCCAATTTACCTGCATCCTGCTGCAGCATCACAAGATATCTTCAGCAAGCTGTATGTTGGCAACTACGACGCTGGTACAGCAAGTCGTCTTGGAACCAACTCTTGGGGTTGGCATGTTGATGTTGGTCTACACGTCCTCCGTCTATACAGTGCTGGCCTCTTCGATCGCTACCCCAAGCTGAAGCTCATCATCGGACACAACGGAGAAGGCTTGTCCATGTTCATCGATAGAATCGACTCTACAGGACTCAGGAACGACACGACCTTCAACAAGGTCTGGAACACCAATATTTGGTCGACCACCAGTGCCTTCTTCACTGTCAGGCAATTCCAACATTTGAGACAGGTGTCACCTATCGATCGGATCATGTACAGTGTGGACTACCCATACGGTAACTACACGGCGGGATGGCAATTTGTACAAGCCTTGGCAGATGGAAATGTGTTGACGAACAGGCAGATGGATATGTTCGCTTACGGCAATGCTCAAAAGTTGTTGAAGCTGTGA
- a CDS encoding Nucleoporin GLE2, with amino-acid sequence MAGLFGTASSTSSASSNPTQGDLSGDRPVTSPPTDSISDIRFSPKSDHLAASSWDNKVRIYAINGGGESTPVVAFDHEAPALNCCWSGDGTKVFGAGADKAARIIDLNANGAAAQQVAAHDQPIRCVESFMHNGAPMLVTGSWDKTIKYWDLRTPNPVASIECRDRVYAMSMRNDNMLVVGTAERHTHVIDLRNPGQFYKTIQSPLKWQTRTVSCFIDGSGYAVGSIEGRCAIQYVEEKDSPSNFSFKCHRQTPPNDRNVSNVYAVNAISFHPQHGTFSTAGADGTFHFWDKDAKHRLKGYPEVGGTISSTDFNSTGTIFAYAVSYDWSKGYTGNRPDYANKIMLHPIVGDECKPRPKTGRK; translated from the exons ATGGCTGGCCTCTTCGGCACGGCATCGAGCACCTCCTCCGCCAGCTCGAACCCGACCCAGGGCGATCTGTCCGGCGACAGACCAGTCACGAGTCCCCCGACCGACAGCATATCAGACATTCGATTCAGTCCCAAATCCGACCACCTCGCCGCCTCCAGCTGGGACAACAAAGTACGCATATACGCCATCAATGGTGGGGGTGAAAGCACGCCAGTCGTCGCATTCGACCATGAAGCACCCGCCTTGAACTGCTGCTGGAGTGGG GACGGCACCAAGGTCTTCGGCGCGGGTGCCGACAAAGCAGCCCGTATCATCGACCTGAACGCCAACGGTGCTGCAGCACAGCAAGTCGCCGCCCACGACCAACCCATCCGCTGCGTCGAGTCCTTCATGCACAACGGAGCGCCCATGCTTGTCACTGGCAGCTGGGACAAGACCATCAAGTACTGGGACCTGCGGACACCCAATCCTGTGGCGAGCATCGAGTGTCGCGATCGTGTCTACGCCATGAGCATGCGCAATGACAATATGCTTGTCGTCGGCACCGCAGAACGCCACACCCACGTAATCGACCTCCGCAACCCCGGCCAATTCTACAAGACCATCCAGTCGCCTCTCAAATGGCAGACCCGCACAGTCAGCTGCTTCATCGACGGCTCTGGCTACGCGGTCGGCAGTATCGAGGGACGTTGCGCCATCCAGTACGTCGAGGAGAAGGATTCACCTTCCAACTTCTCCTTCAAGTGCCACCGACAGACCCCTCCCAACGACCGCAACGTCAGCAACGTCTACGCTGTCAACGCCATCTCCTTCCACCCACAACACGGCACTTTCAGCACAGCCGGCGCGGATGGCACCTTCCACTTCTGGGACAAGGACGCCAAGCACAGACTGAAAGGCTACCCAGAAGTAGGCGGCACCATCTCCTCCACCGACTTCAACAGCACCGGCACCATCTTCGCATACGCCGTCAGCTACGACTGGAGCAAGGGCTACACTGGCAACAGGCCAGATTACGCCAACAAGATCATGCTCCATCCCATCGTCGGAGACGAGTGTAAGCCACGCCCCAAGACTGGGAGGAAGTAG